AATTACCAGTGAAATATGAATCATAATGTGTGAGAAAACTACTTTAGCTCAATATGCACATCTTAAAATTCTCATTCAGATTTATTCAACTTATCCTAGCTTGTAAGAGTTTCAAGTATAGTGATGATTGTGTTTTAGAATGGCAAATCTTAATATAGGGGGCTAAAATTTACTCCCTCAGTTAAGCTTAGGGAATCTGAAAGAGATTGAGGGACTGACATCTACTTACACAACCCCTTGTAGAGTATTTTGAAGATATATTTCTGATACAGTTACATTACTCCTACCAATGTACATGAAAGgtcaagaaaagcaaaatattacaTAGACATAATATATTCTATAATGCCTCCATGCAATGGACTCCGTGAAAATTGAAAGGGCAATTTAAACACTGTTTATTCAAAAAAAGTGATTGACAAAAgtctagaattttatttaaataattgtctCCTCACAGTGAATATGAAAGGAAGTAATTTAAGCACTTAGCTCGAGATGTTTATAGGACCAGAAGAtgtgaaagggaggtgggtatACAAACTTACAAGTTTGTATACATTGTCTGTAGTACTATTTACCTCATCTGGTTGTTTTGGGCTATATTTGAATTTATGGGTATCTGAGGAGGAAGAtgacaatagtcaagatataatTTCCATAGTATTAAATTTAACAGTATATACTTCTAATAATACTTTCATCCATTAGCCAAAATAGATGTAACTGTGAATGTAGTCCCCTTACTACATAGCAGGGATAGTTCTGCAATATTTTACCTGCCAAATCTGGTGACAACTGAGTTgagtggggcagagagaagcTTTATCAAATTTGCtgtggttggggatccctgggtggctcagcggtttagcacctgccttcggcccagggtgtgatcctggagacctgggatcaaggcccaggcccacatcaggctacctgcatggagcatgcttctccctctgcctgtgtctctgcctctctctctctctctgtctctgtctctcatgaatacatttaaaatcttaaaacaaaaagtttgCTTTGGATGAAGACTATAGCTGAGGTGGAAAATCAACGTCATTCATCACCAGTCTGAAGCTTACAAAGTCATTGAAACCTGGGCATCTGATTGGTAGATGGGAAAAAAGAGGGCTGGTGAATCACATATTAGATGTTTTATAGGCCAGGTCTAAAAATGGCGCACATCACTTCCACAACCATTCTGTTAACTATAACATAGGCTACATAGTCACACCTAACAGTGTAGAAATATGCCAACATCCCCACCCCCTAACCCAAAAACGTGGTTTACTGTGTTTCCAGTGATAACAAGCAACATATTTAGCAAATATCAATTTCTGTCAGAATTTAAGAGTAAATATATGCAGAGTTTAATTTTAGTGGAGAATAAACAGTGGAATAGGGTTCACATTAagctgtttaaaaagaaagtgagagtGTCAGTATGACTGGTGAAGCTTCAGGTTTTGTGcctttccatccttcctttcaGTTAGATTAATTGACTCATTTCTCCTTTACATCTTTGATAGGAAtgcaattttttaattgaatcatGAAAAGCTTTCTTCACTTGCTTGTTTCTCAGTGTGTAAATAAAGGGATTCAACATTGGTGAGATAGAAGTAATAAGGAGTGAAATCCCTTTATTAATAGCTACCTCATCCTTGGCTGAAGGTTTGACATAAATGAAGATACAGCTACCATAAGTAATGGAAACAACAATCATGTGGGAAGAACAAGTGGAAAAggcctttttcctttgctgagcaAAGGGAAACCTTAGAATGGTCCCTATAATATAAATGTAAGAAAGAACTACACACATGAGGGTGATGATGAATGTCAACACAGCACAGACTATAACCATCTGTTCTATCAACCATGTGTCTGAGCAAGAGATCTTCAGGATAGGAGATGCATCACAACAAAAATGATCAATGATGTTTGAATCACAGAATTCCAGGCCCAAAACTAGACTAATTGGTGGGAGAATGATGATCAGTGCTGCTACCCAACAGAAGACGATGAAGTTCTTGCAGACTCTTCTGCTCATGATGG
The Canis lupus baileyi chromosome 2, mCanLup2.hap1, whole genome shotgun sequence genome window above contains:
- the LOC140609241 gene encoding olfactory receptor 6C68-like, which gives rise to MRNQTALTTFILLGLTEDPQLKILLFMFLFLSYMLNVSGNLTIIILTLIDSHLKTPMYLFLQNFSFLEISFTTSCVPRFLYSISSGDKSITYNACVSQLLFTDLFAVTEFFLFATMSYDRYVAICKPLHYMTIMSRRVCKNFIVFCWVAALIIILPPISLVLGLEFCDSNIIDHFCCDASPILKISCSDTWLIEQMVIVCAVLTFIITLMCVVLSYIYIIGTILRFPFAQQRKKAFSTCSSHMIVVSITYGSCIFIYVKPSAKDEVAINKGISLLITSISPMLNPFIYTLRNKQVKKAFHDSIKKLHSYQRCKGEMSQLI